In a single window of the Pseudomonas oryzihabitans genome:
- a CDS encoding DedA family protein gives MESLTQSLLGFIETHQAWAPLIVGLLAFGESLVLLGVFIPATALMLVVGGLAGSGVLSPVPLVLAAIVGAILGDICSYIIGRWLGPSIVHRPPFRRYRKQVAKTRLFFRRYGFFAVFGGRFLTMIRNTVPLVAGMMAMNQLRFQSANVLSAIVWAPLMMSPGYLAAKGAHQFSFAGNEPLWIGAAVVALLGAGGVLFFKQRLKRA, from the coding sequence ATGGAATCTCTCACGCAATCGCTGCTTGGCTTCATCGAAACCCATCAGGCCTGGGCGCCGCTGATCGTCGGCCTGCTCGCCTTTGGCGAATCCCTGGTGCTGCTGGGCGTCTTCATTCCGGCTACGGCACTGATGCTGGTGGTCGGCGGCCTGGCTGGCTCAGGGGTCCTCTCGCCAGTACCGCTGGTGCTGGCCGCCATCGTTGGCGCGATCCTTGGCGACATCTGCTCCTACATCATCGGCCGTTGGCTCGGGCCCAGCATCGTCCACCGGCCGCCCTTCCGCCGCTATCGCAAGCAGGTAGCCAAGACCCGGCTGTTCTTCCGCCGCTACGGCTTCTTCGCGGTGTTCGGCGGCCGCTTCCTGACCATGATCCGCAACACCGTGCCCCTGGTGGCCGGGATGATGGCCATGAACCAGCTGCGCTTTCAGTCGGCCAACGTGCTGTCCGCCATCGTCTGGGCGCCCTTGATGATGAGCCCGGGTTACCTGGCCGCCAAGGGCGCCCACCAATTCAGCTTTGCCGGCAACGAGCCCCTGTGGATCGGCGCCGCGGTAGTGGCCCTGCTGGGCGCCGGTGGCGTGCTGTTTTTCAAGCAGCGCCTGAAACGCGCCTAA
- a CDS encoding metallophosphoesterase family protein, translating into MTTLLQISDTHFGTEQPAVVAALEAHVREHGADVLILSGDITQRARREQFAAAKVFVERLESYGIPRTLVIPGNHDLPLYNVFARFLTPYGNYRRHFGGDLEPSFENDELLLVGLNTTAPQRHKDGAVSTAQIERVAERLRRAGPDKLRIVIAHQPFGALELSDLSNLQHNADHALATWADAGLDLVMGGHIHLPYVLPLSRQYPTLPREVWIVQAGTALSSRVRGTSPNSFNRLLVGEGADKTVEVERWDFQGDRFVVGERHDLRWQAAQDALAET; encoded by the coding sequence ATGACGACCCTTCTGCAAATCTCCGATACTCACTTCGGCACCGAGCAACCTGCCGTGGTCGCGGCCCTGGAAGCCCATGTCCGCGAACACGGCGCCGATGTCCTCATCCTCTCGGGGGACATCACCCAGCGCGCCCGGCGCGAGCAATTCGCCGCCGCCAAGGTATTCGTCGAACGCCTGGAAAGCTACGGCATCCCACGCACCCTGGTGATCCCGGGCAACCACGACCTGCCGCTGTACAACGTCTTCGCCCGTTTCCTGACGCCCTATGGCAACTATCGCCGCCATTTCGGTGGGGATCTGGAGCCCAGTTTCGAGAACGACGAGCTGCTGCTGGTGGGCCTCAACACCACCGCTCCGCAGCGCCACAAGGACGGTGCGGTGAGCACCGCGCAGATCGAGCGCGTGGCCGAGCGCCTGCGCCGCGCCGGACCGGACAAGCTGCGCATCGTCATCGCCCATCAGCCCTTTGGCGCCCTCGAACTCAGCGACCTCAGCAACCTGCAGCATAACGCCGATCATGCCCTCGCCACCTGGGCCGATGCCGGTCTGGACCTGGTGATGGGTGGCCACATCCACCTGCCCTATGTGCTGCCGCTGAGCCGGCAATACCCAACCTTGCCCCGCGAGGTCTGGATCGTCCAGGCCGGCACCGCCCTCTCCTCTCGGGTGCGCGGTACCTCGCCCAATTCCTTCAATCGCCTGCTGGTCGGTGAAGGCGCCGACAAGACCGTCGAGGTGGAGCGCTGGGATTTCCAGGGCGATCGCTTCGTCGTGGGTGAACGCCACGACCTGCGCTGGCAGGCCGCTCAGGACGCCCTGGCGGAGACCTGA
- a CDS encoding YggL family protein, producing the protein MTDTNQDPRLSRMKRRLRKKQYLGEFQELAFEIKVSFKNELSEDDLDTFLGDFIDYVEERKLDYIGGFDNAWVEGTIMANKRYTSPTEEDRTALLDWLKARAEVGEANASDLHDAWHHDGEV; encoded by the coding sequence ATGACCGATACCAACCAAGATCCCCGTTTGAGCCGCATGAAGCGTCGCCTGCGCAAGAAGCAGTACCTGGGCGAGTTCCAGGAGCTGGCCTTCGAAATCAAGGTGAGCTTCAAGAACGAACTCAGCGAAGACGATCTGGACACCTTCCTGGGTGACTTCATCGACTACGTCGAAGAGCGCAAGCTGGACTACATCGGCGGTTTCGACAACGCCTGGGTCGAAGGCACCATCATGGCCAACAAGCGCTACACCTCGCCCACCGAGGAAGACCGTACCGCCCTGCTGGACTGGCTCAAGGCCCGCGCCGAAGTCGGCGAAGCCAACGCCTCCGACCTGCATGACGCCTGGCACCACGACGGCGAAGTCTAA
- a CDS encoding LacI family DNA-binding transcriptional regulator yields MTGKTRSRSGSVTIRDVASLAGVAPITVSRVVNAPASVKAATRERVLAAIAASGYMPNLVAGALATNRSRLVAVLVPMLTNPLFADSYQAVAERLAQAGYQVLLGVTGHDPEHEEALLATILSRRPDGLILTGVDHTPASRARLKAAGVPVVETWDLSAEPIDQGVGFDHEAVGALLAERANAGGYAQVAQVAVDDPRGTRRRLSLSRALATLGIAETAPALFTGLPSLEQGRQALCQLLAQTKVRPLLVVCTSDTLAHGVLTEALAQGLAVPGDVAVIGFGDMAFAAHTLPALTTIRVDATALGHTAAELLLARLAGSDGEPQQRDLGVDWIERGST; encoded by the coding sequence ATGACGGGCAAGACGAGAAGCCGCTCCGGTAGCGTGACCATTCGCGACGTGGCCAGCCTGGCCGGCGTCGCACCGATCACCGTCTCGCGGGTGGTGAACGCGCCCGCAAGCGTCAAGGCGGCCACTCGTGAACGGGTACTGGCCGCCATAGCAGCAAGCGGCTACATGCCCAACCTGGTGGCTGGGGCCTTGGCCACCAATCGCAGTCGATTGGTGGCGGTGCTGGTGCCCATGCTGACCAATCCGCTGTTCGCCGACAGCTACCAGGCGGTGGCCGAGCGACTGGCTCAGGCCGGGTATCAGGTGTTGCTGGGCGTCACTGGCCACGATCCCGAGCATGAAGAGGCGCTGCTGGCGACCATTCTCAGCCGACGGCCGGATGGCCTGATCCTGACCGGCGTTGATCACACGCCGGCCAGTCGTGCCCGGCTAAAGGCGGCAGGCGTGCCGGTGGTGGAGACCTGGGATCTCAGCGCGGAGCCCATCGATCAGGGGGTGGGGTTTGACCATGAGGCAGTGGGCGCGCTGCTGGCCGAGCGGGCTAACGCTGGTGGTTATGCCCAGGTCGCCCAGGTGGCGGTGGACGACCCCCGTGGTACCCGGCGACGTCTGTCCCTGAGTCGGGCCCTGGCCACCCTCGGCATCGCCGAGACGGCGCCGGCGCTATTCACCGGCCTGCCCAGCCTGGAGCAGGGGCGCCAGGCCCTGTGCCAGCTGCTCGCCCAAACCAAGGTGCGGCCGCTGCTGGTGGTCTGCACCTCCGACACCCTGGCCCATGGCGTGCTGACCGAGGCCCTGGCACAGGGGCTGGCGGTGCCCGGCGACGTGGCGGTGATCGGTTTCGGCGACATGGCCTTCGCGGCCCATACCCTGCCTGCCTTGACCACGATACGGGTGGATGCCACGGCCTTGGGGCACACGGCAGCGGAATTGTTGTTGGCCCGTCTGGCGGGTAGTGATGGAGAGCCACAGCAGCGCGACCTGGGTGTCGATTGGATCGAGCGAGGTAGCACCTAA
- a CDS encoding 2-hydroxyacid dehydrogenase, which yields MKIVMIGEAATHQEALARDLAGPATFITLPREAHESAAWDERIEGADVLVAMRLQRSTQAPRVRLLQVPGAGLDGIDFGVLAADCRVCNVFEHEIPMAEYALACLLDHEVRLGEAQAAFASERWTHAYLGRQPRGELQGRTLAILGFGRIGQAVAQRARAFGMRILAITRSARDGRVPAGADTALAPEALNEALGLADYVVLACPLDETTRGCFGAAQFAAMRPEAVLLNLARAAVVEEDALYQALADRRIAKAYLDVWYRYPSGEGDLVAPARHRFEELPNAVCTPHVSGWTHGLFARRYAFIAANIERLRRGETLLNQVRGPR from the coding sequence ATGAAGATCGTGATGATTGGTGAAGCCGCCACGCACCAGGAGGCGCTTGCCAGGGACCTGGCCGGCCCGGCCACCTTTATTACCTTGCCGCGGGAAGCCCACGAATCAGCCGCCTGGGACGAGCGAATCGAGGGCGCCGATGTCTTGGTCGCCATGCGTCTGCAGCGTTCAACGCAGGCACCGAGGGTACGGCTGCTGCAGGTACCTGGCGCTGGCCTCGATGGCATCGATTTCGGGGTGCTGGCAGCGGACTGTCGCGTCTGCAACGTCTTCGAGCACGAGATTCCCATGGCCGAATACGCCCTGGCCTGCCTGCTGGATCATGAGGTGCGCCTGGGTGAGGCCCAGGCGGCCTTCGCCAGCGAGCGCTGGACCCATGCCTATCTGGGGCGCCAGCCGCGTGGTGAGTTGCAGGGCAGGACCCTGGCGATCCTGGGTTTTGGCAGGATCGGCCAGGCGGTGGCGCAGCGGGCGCGGGCCTTCGGCATGCGCATCCTGGCCATCACCCGTAGTGCCCGCGACGGCCGGGTGCCCGCCGGGGCCGATACTGCACTTGCGCCCGAGGCGCTGAACGAAGCCCTGGGCCTGGCCGATTACGTAGTGCTGGCCTGTCCGCTGGACGAGACCACCCGGGGCTGTTTCGGCGCTGCCCAGTTCGCCGCCATGCGGCCGGAGGCCGTGCTGCTGAACCTGGCACGGGCGGCGGTGGTGGAAGAAGACGCCCTCTATCAGGCGCTCGCCGACCGGCGCATCGCCAAGGCGTACCTGGACGTCTGGTACCGCTACCCCAGTGGCGAAGGCGATCTCGTGGCACCCGCACGGCATCGCTTCGAAGAACTGCCCAATGCCGTCTGCACGCCGCATGTCTCGGGTTGGACCCACGGGCTGTTCGCGCGCCGCTATGCCTTCATCGCCGCCAACATCGAACGCCTGCGTCGGGGCGAAACGCTGCTCAATCAGGTCCGCGGACCTCGCTAG
- a CDS encoding mandelate racemase/muconate lactonizing enzyme family protein, giving the protein MRITRIETTRLTQLPNLLWVEIHTDSGLVGLGETFRGAEAVEAQIHSLCAPLLLGRDPLQIEAHSRALLRGYLGFNGSGVETRAASALDIALWDLFGQAMGVPIHQLLGGQVHERMRAYNTCASPNFNTGGEQRRLIAKGEARVAGRYDDQVAAVENPGELAQSLMDEGFAAMKIWPFDAFALASGGQFLSSTDLRQGLEPFARIREAVGDGIEVMCEFHSLWNPTCALQIARALKDYNIFWAEDPIKMDHVQGLADFRRLAGIPVCGSETLAMRGAFRDLLAADALDYVMVDLSWCGGLSEARKIATLAEAYQKPIAPHDCTGPVVLMASLHLGLASANAIFQEVVRAYLAGFYRELVTELPVLEQGWLLPPTAPGLGTALHPALRQRPDRIGRVSTR; this is encoded by the coding sequence ATGCGCATCACTCGCATCGAAACCACCAGGCTCACGCAACTGCCCAATCTGCTCTGGGTGGAGATCCACACCGACAGTGGCCTGGTCGGTTTGGGTGAGACCTTTCGCGGCGCCGAAGCGGTGGAGGCGCAGATCCACTCGCTTTGCGCGCCACTGCTGTTGGGTCGCGATCCCCTGCAGATCGAAGCCCACAGTCGGGCGCTGCTGCGTGGCTATCTCGGCTTCAACGGCAGCGGCGTGGAAACCCGAGCGGCTTCGGCGCTGGACATCGCCCTCTGGGACCTGTTCGGCCAGGCTATGGGTGTGCCGATCCATCAGCTGCTGGGTGGCCAGGTCCACGAGCGGATGCGCGCCTACAACACCTGCGCCAGTCCCAACTTCAATACCGGTGGTGAGCAGCGCCGGCTGATCGCCAAGGGTGAGGCCCGTGTGGCCGGTCGCTACGACGATCAGGTGGCGGCAGTGGAAAACCCGGGCGAACTGGCCCAGAGCCTGATGGACGAAGGGTTTGCCGCCATGAAGATCTGGCCCTTCGATGCCTTCGCCCTGGCCAGTGGCGGCCAGTTTCTGTCCAGCACCGACTTGCGCCAGGGTCTGGAGCCCTTTGCGCGCATCAGGGAGGCGGTCGGCGATGGCATCGAGGTAATGTGCGAATTCCATTCCTTGTGGAATCCGACCTGCGCCCTGCAGATCGCCCGAGCACTCAAGGACTACAACATCTTCTGGGCGGAAGATCCGATCAAGATGGATCACGTTCAGGGGTTAGCGGATTTCCGGCGACTGGCGGGCATTCCGGTCTGCGGCAGCGAGACCCTAGCGATGCGCGGTGCCTTCCGCGATCTGCTGGCGGCCGATGCGCTGGACTATGTGATGGTGGACCTGTCCTGGTGCGGTGGGTTGAGCGAGGCACGCAAGATCGCCACCTTGGCCGAGGCCTATCAGAAGCCCATCGCCCCGCACGATTGCACCGGACCGGTGGTGCTGATGGCCTCGCTGCATCTGGGGTTGGCCTCAGCCAATGCCATCTTTCAGGAAGTGGTGCGAGCCTATCTGGCGGGCTTCTATCGTGAGCTGGTCACCGAGCTGCCGGTACTGGAGCAGGGCTGGCTGCTACCGCCAACCGCACCGGGCCTAGGCACCGCCCTGCATCCGGCGCTGCGTCAGCGGCCGGACCGGATCGGGCGGGTATCAACGCGGTAA
- a CDS encoding four-helix bundle copper-binding protein, translated as MTESSLAACIKACLDCAAACETCASACLGEANLDMMRDCVRLDRDCADACRLAATFMQRGSDRLAEACALCVATCRACAAECGKHKADHCQACAQACEACADACAAMAA; from the coding sequence ATGACCGAATCCTCCCTCGCCGCCTGCATCAAGGCCTGCCTCGACTGCGCGGCCGCGTGCGAAACCTGCGCCAGCGCCTGTCTGGGTGAAGCCAATCTGGACATGATGCGCGATTGCGTGCGCCTAGATCGTGACTGCGCCGACGCCTGCCGCCTGGCCGCCACCTTCATGCAGCGCGGCAGCGATCGCCTGGCCGAAGCCTGTGCCCTCTGCGTGGCGACCTGCCGCGCCTGCGCCGCCGAATGCGGCAAGCACAAGGCCGACCACTGCCAGGCTTGCGCCCAGGCCTGTGAAGCCTGCGCCGATGCCTGCGCAGCCATGGCCGCCTGA
- the cobO gene encoding cob(I)yrinic acid a,c-diamide adenosyltransferase, whose product MTDTPDSNSPERDERHRARMVRKKAVIDARIADAQDERGLLLVHTGIGKGKSSSAFGMAARALGHGMQVGVVQFIKGRRDTGEQLFFRRFPDEVRYHVMGEGFTWDTQDRARDLQSAAAAWAVAVELLRDPAIGLVLLDELNIAFKHGYLEVDQVLADLAGRPAHQHVVVTGRGAPPALIEAADTVTDMSLVKHAFQAGVRAQQGIEW is encoded by the coding sequence ATGACCGACACCCCTGATTCGAACAGCCCCGAGCGTGACGAGCGCCATCGCGCGCGCATGGTGCGCAAGAAGGCGGTGATCGACGCCCGGATCGCCGACGCCCAGGACGAACGCGGCCTGCTGCTGGTGCACACCGGCATCGGCAAGGGCAAGAGCAGCTCCGCCTTCGGCATGGCGGCACGCGCCCTCGGCCACGGCATGCAGGTCGGCGTGGTGCAATTCATCAAGGGCCGCCGCGACACCGGCGAGCAACTCTTCTTCAGGCGCTTCCCCGACGAGGTGCGTTACCACGTCATGGGCGAGGGTTTCACCTGGGACACCCAGGATCGTGCCCGCGACCTGCAGTCGGCGGCCGCGGCCTGGGCGGTGGCAGTGGAGCTCTTGCGCGATCCGGCCATCGGCCTGGTGCTGCTGGACGAACTCAACATCGCCTTCAAGCATGGCTATCTGGAGGTCGACCAGGTGCTGGCCGATCTCGCCGGGCGTCCGGCGCACCAGCATGTGGTGGTGACTGGCCGCGGCGCGCCGCCGGCCCTGATCGAAGCCGCCGACACCGTGACCGACATGAGTCTGGTCAAGCATGCCTTCCAGGCCGGCGTCCGCGCCCAGCAGGGCATCGAATGGTAG
- a CDS encoding cobyrinate a,c-diamide synthase, producing the protein MVGEPRHCPALLIAAPASGQGKTSVTAALARLHARQGRRVRVFKCGPDFLDPMILARASGAPVYQLDLWMIGEAESRRLLWEAAAEADLILIEGVMGLFDGQPSAADLAERFGVPVLGVIDAAGLAQTFGALAYGLAHYRPSLPFAGVLANRSGSPRQTQLIRGSLPAGMTFFGSLPRDAGIELPSRHLGLIQADEVTDLDRRLDMAADALAASSDIELPPPVAFAAPEPTPVEPLLAGVRIGVARDAALAFLYQANLDLLRALGAELQFFSVLADSTLPEVDSLYLPGGYPELHLQALSNNLGMRAAIRAHHAAGKPILAECGGMLYLLQELTDKAGESAAMLGLLPGSARMQARLTALALQSVEFAQGTLRGHTYHHSALESPEAPWARGLCPNGKAVAEAVYRDGRLTASYIHFYMPSAPAAAAAMFKP; encoded by the coding sequence ATGGTAGGCGAACCGCGGCACTGCCCGGCGCTGCTGATCGCCGCCCCGGCCTCCGGTCAGGGCAAGACCAGCGTCACCGCCGCCCTGGCCCGGTTGCATGCACGCCAGGGGCGGCGGGTGCGGGTGTTCAAGTGCGGCCCGGATTTTCTCGATCCGATGATCCTCGCCCGTGCCAGTGGCGCCCCGGTCTACCAGCTCGATCTGTGGATGATCGGCGAGGCCGAGAGTCGGCGCCTGTTGTGGGAAGCGGCGGCGGAGGCGGACCTCATCCTCATCGAAGGCGTCATGGGGCTGTTCGACGGGCAGCCGTCGGCGGCGGACCTGGCCGAGCGCTTCGGCGTACCGGTACTGGGGGTGATCGACGCCGCGGGCCTGGCGCAGACCTTTGGTGCCCTGGCCTATGGCCTGGCCCACTATCGGCCGAGCCTGCCGTTCGCCGGTGTGCTGGCCAATCGCAGTGGCAGCCCGCGGCAGACGCAGCTGATCCGCGGCAGCCTGCCGGCGGGCATGACCTTCTTTGGCAGCCTGCCAAGAGATGCCGGCATCGAGCTGCCCAGTCGCCACCTGGGGCTGATCCAGGCCGACGAGGTCACCGACCTGGATCGCCGTTTGGACATGGCGGCCGATGCCCTGGCCGCCAGCTCCGACATCGAATTGCCGCCGCCAGTGGCCTTCGCCGCGCCGGAGCCGACGCCGGTCGAACCGCTGCTGGCCGGGGTGCGCATTGGCGTGGCCCGCGATGCGGCCCTGGCGTTTCTCTACCAGGCCAACCTGGACTTGCTGCGCGCCCTGGGCGCCGAGCTGCAATTCTTTTCCGTGCTTGCCGACTCGACTCTGCCGGAGGTGGACAGCCTCTATCTACCGGGCGGCTATCCCGAGCTGCACCTGCAGGCGCTGTCCAACAACCTTGGCATGCGCGCCGCCATTCGCGCCCACCACGCCGCCGGCAAGCCGATCCTTGCCGAGTGCGGTGGCATGCTCTATCTGCTCCAGGAGCTGACCGACAAGGCCGGTGAGTCCGCCGCCATGCTCGGTCTCCTGCCGGGCAGCGCGCGGATGCAGGCCCGGCTGACCGCCCTGGCCCTGCAGTCGGTGGAGTTCGCGCAGGGCACCTTGCGCGGCCACACCTATCATCATTCCGCGTTGGAGTCGCCCGAGGCACCCTGGGCGCGGGGTCTGTGCCCCAATGGTAAGGCGGTGGCCGAGGCGGTCTATCGAGACGGTCGCCTCACCGCCAGCTATATTCACTTCTACATGCCGTCGGCACCCGCCGCGGCCGCCGCGATGTTCAAGCCGTGA
- the bluB gene encoding 5,6-dimethylbenzimidazole synthase: MTTTPYTPAEQAAVYRAIAERRDMRHFCGGEVPPEQLARLLGAAHQAPSVGLMQPWRFLRISDPVLRQRLHELVEEERCATAEALGERSDDFMKLKVQGILDCAEVLVAALMDGREAHIFGRRTLPEMDLASLSCAIQNLWLAARCEGLGMGWVSLFDPEAVRTLLEMPEGSQPAAILCLGPVEAFYPRPMLEEEGWRQGRPLEELVFENRWGQKP; the protein is encoded by the coding sequence GTGACCACGACACCCTATACCCCTGCCGAACAAGCCGCCGTCTACCGAGCCATCGCCGAGCGCCGCGACATGCGCCATTTCTGCGGTGGCGAGGTGCCTCCCGAACAACTGGCCCGCCTGCTGGGTGCCGCCCACCAGGCCCCCAGCGTCGGGCTGATGCAGCCCTGGCGCTTTCTGCGCATCAGCGATCCGGTCTTGCGCCAGCGCCTGCACGAGCTGGTGGAGGAAGAGCGCTGCGCCACCGCCGAAGCCCTCGGCGAGCGCAGCGATGACTTCATGAAGCTCAAGGTGCAGGGCATTCTCGACTGCGCCGAGGTGCTGGTCGCTGCCCTGATGGACGGGCGCGAAGCCCATATCTTCGGCCGCCGTACCCTGCCGGAGATGGACCTGGCCTCGCTCTCCTGCGCCATCCAGAATCTCTGGCTGGCCGCGCGTTGCGAAGGCCTGGGCATGGGTTGGGTCTCGCTGTTCGACCCGGAAGCGGTGCGCACCCTGCTGGAGATGCCCGAGGGGTCCCAGCCAGCGGCCATCCTCTGCCTGGGGCCGGTGGAAGCCTTCTATCCGCGACCCATGCTGGAGGAGGAGGGCTGGCGTCAGGGCCGCCCGCTGGAAGAACTGGTCTTCGAGAATCGTTGGGGCCAGAAGCCATGA
- the cbiB gene encoding adenosylcobinamide-phosphate synthase CbiB produces the protein MMLAFAVVGGMLLDLLLGEPRRGHPLVLFGRYADSLEARFNPGGRGWRSHGVMAWSLAVLPWVLLTALLCQIGWLAWIIQPLALYLAVGLRSLGEHAEPVARALQRNNLPEARRRVGYLVSRETDELDETAVARAATESVLENGSDAVFAALFWFALLGAPGVVLYRLANTLDAMWGYRTPRLERFGWAAARLDDVLNYIPARLVALTYAGLGRFWSAIESWRSQAPLWDSPNAGPVMAAGAGALGVSLGGAARYHGEWHERPLLGRGPAPTFLAITRALQLVRRGAWLWTLLIALGGLLLA, from the coding sequence ATGATGCTGGCCTTCGCGGTCGTCGGCGGCATGCTGCTCGACCTGCTGCTCGGCGAACCCCGTCGGGGCCATCCCCTGGTGCTGTTCGGCCGCTACGCCGACAGCCTCGAAGCGCGCTTCAACCCCGGTGGCCGTGGCTGGCGCAGTCATGGGGTGATGGCCTGGAGCCTGGCCGTGCTGCCCTGGGTGCTGCTCACCGCCTTGCTCTGCCAGATCGGCTGGCTGGCCTGGATCATCCAGCCTCTGGCGCTGTATCTGGCGGTGGGCCTACGTAGCCTGGGCGAGCACGCCGAGCCGGTGGCACGTGCCCTGCAGCGCAACAACCTGCCCGAAGCACGGCGCCGGGTCGGCTACCTCGTCAGTCGGGAGACAGACGAGCTGGACGAAACCGCTGTGGCCCGCGCCGCCACCGAATCCGTGCTGGAGAATGGCAGCGACGCCGTCTTCGCCGCGTTGTTCTGGTTCGCCCTGCTCGGTGCCCCGGGCGTGGTGCTCTATCGCCTGGCCAATACCCTGGACGCCATGTGGGGCTATCGCACCCCACGCCTGGAGCGCTTCGGCTGGGCCGCGGCGCGCCTGGACGATGTCCTCAACTATATTCCCGCGCGTCTGGTCGCCCTGACCTATGCCGGTCTTGGCCGCTTCTGGAGCGCCATCGAAAGCTGGCGCTCCCAGGCGCCGCTGTGGGACAGCCCCAACGCCGGCCCGGTGATGGCCGCCGGCGCCGGTGCCCTGGGGGTGAGCCTGGGCGGCGCCGCCCGCTACCACGGCGAATGGCACGAGCGTCCGTTGTTGGGTCGCGGTCCGGCCCCTACCTTCCTGGCCATCACCCGTGCCCTCCAGCTGGTACGACGCGGCGCCTGGCTGTGGACCTTGCTGATCGCCCTGGGAGGACTGCTGCTTGCTTGA
- the cobD gene encoding threonine-phosphate decarboxylase CobD, which translates to MLEHGGRLRRAARTYDIPLADWLDLSTGLAPWPWPLPEIPASAWARLPEPDDGLVDAACSYYRASALLPVAGSQAAIQALPVLRAPSRVGVLAPCYAEHALAWRRAGHEVLAWSEEQIATGLDQVDVLVVVNPNNPTGQRLSPARLLDWHARLERRGGWLVVDEAFMDPTPGASLAPFSDLPGLIVLRSFGKFFGLAGMRLGFVLAAPDLLSPLDEHLGPWTVNGPSRHLARQLLVDQAAHERQREALRQAGERLAAVLAGHALDPSGGCALFQLLQRPDATALHEHLARQAIFTRLFPDLGALRFGLPGDESGWQRLDQGLANYRSPL; encoded by the coding sequence TTGCTTGAGCACGGCGGTCGACTGCGGCGCGCGGCGCGCACCTATGATATCCCCCTGGCCGACTGGCTGGACCTGTCTACCGGACTGGCTCCTTGGCCCTGGCCATTGCCCGAGATTCCCGCCAGTGCCTGGGCGCGCCTGCCCGAGCCCGATGACGGCCTGGTGGACGCCGCCTGCAGCTACTATCGTGCGTCCGCGCTGTTGCCGGTGGCTGGTTCCCAGGCTGCCATCCAGGCGCTGCCCGTCCTGCGCGCGCCTTCGCGAGTCGGGGTGCTGGCGCCCTGTTATGCCGAGCATGCCCTGGCCTGGCGTCGCGCCGGCCACGAGGTGCTGGCGTGGAGCGAGGAGCAGATCGCGACCGGGCTCGACCAAGTGGACGTACTGGTGGTGGTCAACCCCAACAACCCTACTGGGCAGCGCCTCTCACCTGCGCGGCTGCTGGACTGGCATGCCCGCCTCGAAAGGCGGGGCGGCTGGCTGGTGGTGGACGAGGCCTTCATGGACCCGACGCCAGGTGCGAGTCTCGCGCCCTTCAGCGATCTGCCCGGGCTGATCGTGCTGCGCTCCTTTGGCAAGTTCTTCGGGTTGGCCGGCATGCGCCTGGGCTTTGTGCTCGCCGCGCCGGACTTGCTTTCGCCGCTCGATGAGCATCTCGGTCCCTGGACGGTCAACGGGCCCAGTCGTCATCTTGCGCGGCAGCTGCTGGTCGACCAGGCGGCTCATGAGCGCCAGCGTGAGGCGCTTCGGCAAGCCGGCGAGCGCCTGGCGGCGGTGCTCGCCGGGCACGCCCTCGACCCTAGCGGTGGCTGCGCCCTGTTTCAGCTGCTGCAGCGCCCAGATGCCACGGCCCTGCACGAGCACCTGGCGCGCCAGGCCATCTTTACCCGCTTGTTCCCCGACCTTGGCGCCCTGAGATTCGGCCTGCCAGGCGACGAGTCCGGCTGGCAGCGCCTGGACCAGGGGCTGGCCAACTACCGGAGTCCCCTATGA